The sequence CTAGTTTCCATGAATTTGTGTTTGAGCAATAAAGTTTACCCACCATCCCTTTAGGACTaaacaaaacaacaaacacCTTGTGTGCATCGCTCGATTCGTCCCAACCGAATCCGTAAGAGACAATGGACCAACGCATATTATCCTTCACGAATTGTGGTAATTCCTTGGAGATTCTGGTAGCAGGATTCCACAATATAAAACGCCCTTTATGCAGAGACGGAGACAGGGGGGTGGCTGGTAGTGGCCACCGCCCccctcaaaattttaaatttttctatgtatatatatgcataaatatataaatatatatataaatgtttatttaaatatatatgtgtatacaaTTTTTTAGTGGCCCATTCTATGATCGAGCCCAATATAATTTctacttaaaattcaatttaataagttgaactaaacaaatttcatttaataaaatatagtgAAACTTGGTTATACAAAAattgatttgcttgttatattcactcatatatacttaaggataattgttttatttaaaactatataatctatgaaaatattgttcattataattattactattattattatacttgtcttttaatagaaaatgcatgaaatgcccaaaaaaaaatttgtttgttatttagattatgcttgtcttttaataaaaaaatgtctaaaatatacgaaatgttcaaaaaaaatttgtaatgtattgaaactaatttgtaatatattgaaactatataatctataaaaatgttgtttgttattattattattatgctcgtattttaataaaaaaaaatgccttaaatatacggaagtccaaaaaaaatttcttaggggctaccgcccccgaacccccgtagtAAATTCAGCCCCCCCTGAACTtgattcctggctccgtccctgcctTTATGGAGATTAATGGAGCAGCAGACCAGCCCATTACAGCAACCCACGATAAGAACCGGGGACCTCGACAGTATATCATCGAACAAGTTCAGAGGCTTGTTCTTAACAAGCCTGTGATGGGCAAAAGATGCGTTTTTGGACGAAGTTTACAGGTGGGTTTTGATGAATCGGTCGCTTCCAATCAAACAACGCCATGATTTCGAAACGCATCGGAATTTCAAGAGCGATGCCACCGGAAGTCTTGACAGTATTTCTTCGACGATTTCTTTAGGAAAAAGGAGAGATAGCTCGCCGCCGTCGGTATCCATAGCTGACACGCAGAAGATAAGCGCTCTTCCTGCGAAGGAAGGAAAATATGcaaatattatttcaaaaactaATCAAAACTTATCtcttaaaacatcaaattaACCTCCGTATTTAAAGGTTGAAACAAGCACTAAACTATTTCAACAAAACCAAAGCTAAAtaggaaaaaatattaaaattaagaaaagagATATGCatctgaaaatatatatttactatGTATCAAATACGTTCCGTCGAAACAAGCTATAAACTATTCTAACCCAATCAGGAAACCAAAACtaaatagaataaaatattaaaaataagaaagggAATATGGTTGGATACGTGTGCCCCACACCAATAGCGCAGGCCGCGGCTCCGTTTGAAGTGATTTAACAACCTTATTCTAAAATTATTTCCAACAAACTTATTCGACACAATGTATAAAATTGCCAAATTGGTAAAAATTTTAGAGGCTGGCGATATTAATTAAGATATCGGTAAGATATACGATGGAAAAAATAAGATAAGAGGAGAGATAACTATAAGAAACTTATGAATCTAATTGGATATACCATAAGTAAAATAATGACAAAGATTTGTTAACAAATATAATCGGTTATggaaaaaattcaaattatcaatttaacctttttctcacaaaaaccagaaaaaaaaaaaaaaaagttataccTTTTCAAAGGCCTATAATTTGAGTGTATTTTTCGTAATTCTTGTTGTTCGAGCAAACTCACGCCAACTCCTCTACAAGAGAATAAGAAGCAGGCTGAATCTGCAGAAGCGCACCCCACGTTAACAAAGTAATCCGTCAATTGCGTGCACTCGCAGAAGACGGGATTGGAAACGCTTTATTAAGAGAAGACAAAGCAAAAGTATCTTGAGCAATCTGAGAAGAGAGCAATCTCGGAAGAGTGTTGCAGCCGCTCTTTTCTCTCCGAGGCCGTAGACGGAAATTATTTGTATTTGATGAGAAGAGACTAATTAAAGATAGTGATTTCCCACTCCCAAACCCCACGTTTCTGTTTACTATCTATCAACATAGGACCAAGTCTAGGGCATTCTATTTAACACTTGTAGCTTGCTACTTTTTCAGAAATCATTAACTTCCCCTATATATACGCACTTTTTGTAATTGTTGTTGCTGGCTTGATtacaaaatactccctccgtcccaagtAAGATGacacgtttcttttcggcacgggaatgtaaattaatgtgataaagtaggggagaaggtaataaagtgataaaataggagagagaaagtgataaagtaggagagagaaagtcaTTAATTAACTTTGGTGTGGTATTTGATCTAATTAAGCTTATTTTATCTAATGTATTAGTTAGCTATATATATTGTTGTGTTGTCTTAGTAACTTGAATTGGTGATCTCCTAATGTTGTATTATATCTGCAGTTTGAGTTTTACTAAAATGAATATTAGATGTctttttagtggataaatagtCTTACCGTGTAGGATAATGAGGTATTGAAATTGAATTATAAGAATGGATTGTGAGTTTAGGGTGCTTTTTATTAGTGTTTGTAACGTTGAATTATAAGAATAAAATCATTCTAAAAGGAAATTGATACAGTCTTGGCAGCTGTTCTATAAGGCAATTATGTTTATGGTGTGTTTTCGAATTTGCAGTATTTTAATCCCATCGCTGAGATAACGGCATTCCCCAGTTGCTCACTCTGCTACATCTAAAGAGAGTTGATATATATAACATACATTTATGTATATCAATAATTACATTTTGTTATGATAATATTTACttcatcaaataaataaaagtacaaattctaattattgtgaacaaatataatcattttaaaatattacttttttttatattaatagttactttatattataataataataattactactTGAAAAAAACTTAACACAAACAAAAATTGTAAACCATAATAAttcagaaataaacaaaaagtcATCCCCCAAAATTAAAGAAACACAACATTTGCCAAGATCCTCAAGATCCTCTTGTGATTTTGTGGGAGTCAGAgtaaaaaaaaacgaatttaaATAGAATAGGGTTAAATTAACAAACAAATTACTTACATGCATTGAAGCAAgagtttagaaaaaaaaaaaaggatggcCATCCTTGAAAATCCGTCCCCTGCAATACCACCAGAGTAGACGAAGTCGCTGACGGCGGCGATGCGGAGGATCTGGCCGTCCTTTTTGAGGACGAAGGAgatgttggaatataagtatatataatggagaatttatttaattggtaggaggaaatttagagaaattggttgtggacgtgtgtgtgcttaagaatttgagtgggaggattggagtttgctaacacaatcttttcttcaattcacttcctTACTTCCTTCCTTCCTTACAATCCCAAAAcatggttacatatttatagtggtACATAGTAGTAGATAGATGATTCTAGAGTTCTCTCACCTATTATTTTCCTAACACTTCTCTAGAATTTTCTAGTTTTAGCTATTTCTTCTTAATTCTAACTTATTCTCAATTATTCTAGatctttctcttttctctatCTCATTCTCAACTAATCTAGAATACTCTTTACAAAATATCTattcaaatcaagtttatattccaacactcccccttaaacttgatttgtcttTCTGAGCAAAACTCCGAACTTGACGAAATCCTTTCTCGACGAGCCTTCctttatatttttcaacttcACCTTTGAGATTCTTCTTAACCTTAtgcacccacttgactccaatggccttgtgcctttccggtagtgtcacgagctcaCACGTATCATTCTTGTTTATAGCTTTGATCTCTTCGTCCATTGcaactcgccaattttcactatttgctGCTTTAGGTTCATAATCAGCAGATAGGCAAAACAAGGtgagatcttctaacctttcagtgtCCTCATATATCTCGTCCAAattccttgctcgtggtgtggctctttcatttaagaaagatggtggcgagtcttcagtaacttgtataggtgaagctggtggagtcactAGCTCTTGCTGGACTTCTTCGACATGCTCGACAGGCCTTTCATCTTCGAATTGTGGGATGAAGGTGAAGTCACCACTGGGATTAAAATCCCacactccttcttcgtcgaactccacatctcgacttatcactattttcttggtatttggattatataacttataacctttagagttagagtcgtacccgataaagatgaatgcttcgCTTTTATcgtcgagcttcttccttctctcatccagtacatgcacgtaggctttgctcccaaatacctttaggtgggaaattcctggctttctcccgctccaggcttcttgtggagtcattccccacacgctccttgtcggcgatcggttggataggtacaccgcgcacgccactgcttccgcccaaaactctttaggcagattcttcgtctttagcatgctcctcgccatctccatgattgttctgttttttctttccgccactccgttctgttggggggatctcggaactgtcaggggTCGCCGAATTCCATTTACTTCGCAAAATTCTTGAAACTCCCTTGACGTGAATTCTccgcctcgatcggacctcagggccttgatttgttgtccgctctccttctcgacggcagctttgaatttcttgaatgcatcaaatacttctgacttctgcttcaagaaatatacccacgtttttctagaaaaatcatcaatgaatagcagaaaataattatttttacccagggagcttggatttattggcccacacacgtcagcatgaatcaactccagtggcttttgagctcttgagcttgactcctttgggaatggctttctgaactgcttcccgagtagacaaccttcgcagagttgatcgggatgtttgatggatggtagacctctcaccatctctttctttgatagcaactccaagccgccaaaatttaagtgcccaaaccgaagatgccacaaccaagacttatcttggtaacacgctttgaggcattttgccatgtcatttcgaatattcaataagaacattctatttttagacattggcaccttggcaataagattatttttgccatctcttattgaaaggttataatctctcatgtgaatatcataacctttctctaagagttgtcccaaactcaagatattatttttcatattgggcacgtaataaacgttggaaataaattcatgatttccattcttcaagcgaattaaaattttcccttttcctttaactggaattttagattcatcaccaaaggagacgttgccacttaccgactcatcgagctccacgaacatgtttctcttcccgcacatgtggttgcttgcaccggtgtcgaggtaccacgtgtcatctcttccagcttctcctttatatgccagaagcacactaccaatatcttgatttgtactttcggcgtaattggccttctcttcaatccttactttttcacttctgcactcggaagcatagtgcccaaatttatggcaattataacactttatcgaagatttatcgtacctcgactgcaggttgctcctcccccgaccacttgtaaactcatttctttcaccattgttgacgaagcctcctcgtcctcgacCACGTCCACGTGCTCGGCCTCTGCCTCGATCTTGTCCTTGGCCACGCCCTCTCACGAATTGTCCAAGACCATTGCTCGAACCTTCTTCTTTATCTTTTGAGCTTACTTGCATttttaaaagttgctctgaaatttcttgcttcttcttttgcttctcctcatatgcttgcaacgatcccaacaagagatcgatcgtcatctcctccaaatttttagtttcttcgatcgttaccacaatgtgctcaaactttggggttagtgaccgcaatattttctccataattcttacatcctccaatttttcaccatttcttttcatttgattagaaaccgccaagactcttgaaaaataatccgaaatcgattcggactctttcatatgtaaagactcaaactctcctcttaaagtttgaagtcgtaccttttttacttgttccgctcctttgcacgcgttctggagcttctcccacgcttcCTTGGCGGTGCTCGCGTTcgagattttctcgaaatcatCGTCCCCTagcgcttgataaatgagacagagagccttcttgtctctctttctcgcgtctcgcaatctatccttttgttgttgggatagtgcggcctcgtcctgcggctcctcgtagccgttctccacgatctcccaaacgtcgtgggctcccaatagcgccttcatcttgatgctccaattgtcgaagttgctcttgttgagcatggggacttgaaacgattgtaggttggccattccacaggtaggattttatggctcggataccactttgttggaatataagtatatataatggagaatttatttaattggtaggaggaaatttagagaaattggttgtggacgtgtgtgtgcttaagaatttgagtgggaggattggagtttgctaacacaatcttttcttcaattcacttcctTACTTCCTTCCTTCCTTACAATCCCAAAAcatggttacatatttatagtggtACATAGTAGTAGATAGATGATTCTAGAGTTCTCTCACCTATTATTTTCCTAACACTTCTCTAGAATTTTCTAGTTTTAGCTATTTCTTCTTAATTCTAACTTATTCTCAATTATTCTAGatctttctcttttctctatCTCATTCTCAACTAATCTAGAATACTCTTTACAAAATATCTattcaaatcaagtttatattccaACAGGAGATACAGCGGTAGGAGGCGGAGTCCGCATCGGCGACATGGAACCTTCGCCGGAAACGGAGATGAAGAGAGATGAGAGGTTGAGGAAACGAAATGACTAGATATTAGGGTTTGGATTGGGAAATGGATGCGAATctggaaatcgaattcgggtcgaGTAATCATTTTCAACCTTACAATGGATTCTATATAGTTTAGCGGTCAAAATTGATGAGAACTAACTTCAGCCGTATCAAGggattgtatatatataaacaactACATCAATTACATGAACAACAAACTACTTGTTATCTTGAATGACTTGAGCAATAAGATTAAACAACAACATAAATTACATGAATAAACTATGAAAGATTTTCGAGGTAAAGAATGTGAGAGGGTGATATCCAGTTGGGTCATCAATAAAACCATTATATGATGGTCTACATCACTAGGGAGCTGAggttctatatatataaaaaccaACTCAAGAAATAATCTCATCACATAAGAGAATAACCAATGTGCTTTACTTGTATAGAGACATGGAATTATTCACTCCATGATGGGTATGAATAAAAGCTTCAATTCTTAAGAAACAAAACACAACCATTTGTAATCAAATCAAACTATGTAAACATTAATGTTATCATCTTCTAAGATTATACTTCCATCTTTCATACATCTTCTGGCGAGACTAAACTTTcaacatagacatatgaacttaAACCCGCAGAAGCCTCGGGAATGCGGAACACATTATGAACATTGTAAACCAACAAAGTGGATCCACAATCTACCAAAATCTTTCCATTTAGACGTACCAATGGTGGTTGAAGCAGCTCATTAAGATGAGAAAGAGTCGCCACTTCCTCCCAAGCCTCCTTCATAACCCAAACTCTAGAAATTCCAGGATAGTAATATAATAAAGGACTATAGTATATCACGCAAAGGCAGCCATCAAGCACACCcacaatatatttttcattgtaAATCTCTTTATGATGAAAGGGAAGCTCAATCTTTCCAAACACCTCACTCTTCAAGTCCAAGAAAATAATATCTTTCTGATCATCTTCCGTCTTCCGCCAGTAAAGCTTCCCACCTGCAAACCACCCCCTTATCCAACATGAAAGTAAATCATCGCAAAACTCAAttgttttccatgattttgtCTTTGAACTATAAACTTTGCCAACTCTTTCCCACTCGTCATTATCAATTATATCAACCAAAAGCACAAACACCTTATATTCACCACTCGATTCAACCCAACCGAACCCCAAATTCAAAACATAACTGGGACTAGAAATTTCTAGCAGTTTCTTGGAGATTCTAGTGGATGGGTTCCACAACTCAATTCTTCTTCTTGGTTCGTCGAGAATGCAGAGCAGCCCATTATAGCAGCCCAAAGTTAGAGATGGCATCAATGTAGTATTCGTTGGGTGAGGTAAAGGAGATGGAGAGACACGTGAACTCAACAACGACTGCAGAGAACATTGCACACACCTACCAAATGTTTCCTTCTGTAAAAAGACCCTTTGATGGGGGAAAGATGggttttttattgaattttgatgatGCGTTTTGATGAAGCGTTCGCAGCCAATTAAAGAGCCCCATGATTTCGAAACGCACCTCAATCTCAACAGTGATTGCACTGGCAATCTTGACAGTACTTCTTCAATGATTGCTTCCGGAAGATGGAGAGATTGctgatttcttcttcttcttcgtcctcttcttcctcttcttcttcttcttcttactcttcttcttcttctgcctATTCTAGCACTTCTTGAAAGAAATTGTTGAACTTTCTTCTCATTCTTCATCTATGTTAAAGTTTCCATGACAATAATGAAATCAAAATAACGAAGAAGAATAGCAAATTAACTATGAGCTGGTGGTTACCTTAGCAAGACCAAAACCGGCGGAAATTAAGGAAGATGATGGTACGGGTGTGGTGGCGTCACATGGCGATGGTGTTGTTGACTACTGCTTTCGATCTCCACTGCCAAATCTTCAATATATGTTTCGAGGGTTTCTGTATTTGAAGAGGCGAGGGTTTTAGGTTTTTGTATTTCCAACAAATAGTTTTATATGGCTTTCGGGGAATCAGAGAGATTGGGCTCAATCTTATATTTCCAACTAACTTATTCGACACAATCTATACAATCTATAATatcggttttaaaaaaaaaatcgtcatTTTAAAAGTGATTTAGCAAAACGTGATTTAACTTTGTGCTTGAGATAATCGCGGATTTATAGTCAATTTTATACAGTTTTTATCCTTATTTcctgaaaagaaaattaaaaaaactttTATATTTACTAAAATCGAGATAATATATAGTACTTTTTGATGTAGTTTGCAACAATAATATTCAATCTAATTAAGATAGGAAGATAGTATGGATTGAGTCCGATCCGACTTATGTGGTCGAGGTATTGGTGGATGGGCCTAGGAATGGCAATTGGGTATGACGGACACGGATAGTGGCTATCCATACACATAgtcacgaactaaatggataatgGATTTCAACCACAAAACTATCCGAGGATATTAAATGCTATCCAAACCCGCTATCCGTCGGATACCCACTACCCGCCACCCATCGAATATCCGCCACCCGTTCTCCAACAGATACCCGtgaaacataatttaaatataaattaataacaaatttaacataaaaaaaattactacaaatcatatagttcaaatccacatctTGCATCGATGTTCAAATTCACAATtgacaaaatttaattaaatccaAAGTTAATatccaaattcatcaactaaaatttaaaattcaacaaagttatactccctccgttcctaaaataaattcatctttttccattttgtgacgtccccaaataacttcctctttctttctttccatttttggacacctaccccaccactaataataatttatttattcttacttttcacttttcaccacttccaatactaattataacacttttcacaacttccaataataattatatccctttttctccactatcaatacactttacaactttttattaaaactcgtgccgtcccaaAAGAGGAAGTCGTTtcagggacgaagggagtattattccTCAACAATTGAAATAGAGCAATCCTCGTTTCAGGGACGAAGGGACTATTCATTACAGTCGTACCAATCATTGACTAGTGCTACTAGTTGAAACGGCTCGTGCGAGTCGTACCAACCATTGACTGATGCTACTAGTAGATACGATATGGCAACAACTTTGTTCGCATTTACTCTGGAGGCAATTTTGTTCAAATTTCATAAAATTGGCtacaatttattgaaattaagtTGAcaaccaccttttaattttcactatatatatataatgagacTCAAATTTTGCATctgaaatttatattatttttgaaatgatCAGCCAAAAGAAACACCACAGACAAAAACCACGAGAGACAATAAATCCAACAAACATACCTCTATATATGAGCAAAAACAATCCAAGATCAATCAAACATATCTCTGTAGAAATAAAGAGGAGCAACACATGCCCTCGTGCTCTCACCTCTCAAAGAAATATCACAGGGAaacaaaacacaaacacaagaTCCTTCAAACCTTTTTGCGAAAGACCGGGGAGACTAAACTTTCAACGTAGATATTCGCTGCTAAGGAACTTGTGATTATGTTGAACAGAGGAAGCACATCCTCTTTTACAAGATTAAGATTTTGAACCGATATAACCGATCCACGGATTAGCCCAATCTTTACCTCTAGGCATTTGAAAACAGTTGGAAAGAGTAGGTAACTTTGATAAGGTTCATAGACAAGAACATCCATCACTTTCACCCAAGAATCCTCTTTCATAACCCACGCATCAAAGTGTGTTTTATTATAAGTGACTACACAAAGGCGACCCTCGAGCACGCCCAACCTCACCCATGAATCACATGGACATGGCACCTCCATCTTTCCAAACTCCTCACTCTTCAAATCAAATGTAACAATATTCATTCCACCATTCTTCTCCCAATAATGCCAATGAAGCTTTCCACTAGCGAACTGCCCCTCACCATATACGTTATCATCCTCCCAATCCTCTACTGTCTTCCATGAATTTGTCTTCGAGCTATAAACTTTGCACATACTCTCGTGAAGTCTGCTAGCAAAAACGGCAAACACCTTGTATGCACCACTCGATTCATCCCAACCGAACCCATATTTGTAAACGGACGAGGTTCTATCTCCATTCTCTATCACTATTTCCGGTAATTTGTTGGAGATTCCAGTGGCCGGATTCCACAAGAAAAAACTTTGTTTCTGGAGAAAACAGACCAGCCCATTACAGCACCCCACCATATCAGCGATCTCCGACCAATTTACAAATTCGGGAGAATCATAGGTAAGAATCCCCCTGTGATGGGCAAGAGCTGCGttttttgatgaattttggAGGTGGGTTTTGATGAATCGATCGCTGCCAATCAAAGAGCGCCATGACTTCGAAACGCACCTAAATTTCAGGAGTGATTTCACCGTAAGTCTTGACAGTATTTCTTCGATGGTTTCTTCAGGCAGAAAAAGGAGAGATAGTTTGCTGCGTTTGCTATCCATTGTCCGCGGCGACTCAATTTTGCTACCATTTGATTTTTAGCTGTATTTTATAGGTTTGTAATTTGgagtttttgtttttcaatcAAGATTCAAAGTCCCGATCAAAATCGGACTGACCTATGTTGTTGtcctctccttttctttttcttttttgtaatttaattaaggtatataattactttttatcatCTAATTTCtgttttattagttaataattaatttttcagaGTTGATAGTATAtaatttcctttttcatttttttgaaataaaaagtataattttaagtttttccataaaatattattaacatAATGacacataaaaatatattgggACACTAGATGACGCTACCCGTTTTTGCCCCTCTCgtagaatattttttatgattccTATGCGATTATTTACTAATGCTgtatatctttatatatatatatatgaaaaatattttaattttcaacgAAATTATACTATGACTTGTACGTAACAATTGTAATATAGTTAGGAGCAACAATCTACACaatacaaattatataaaaactatgTAAGCATCCTTTCAGACATTATACGTTGCATATACAAAGCGCACATTAAACCAAAAGCTAAAATGTCGTCAACATGGTGTAATAGAGCCAAAAGTCATAGATAGAAAATTGTACAAAGTACGTACAAAAGTTGCTTCAAAGTCTCATAAAATCATTCACTTCATTAGTTCAATATTCTTCGCTTGATTGTTCTGTCATTCCTTGACTTGAGTGTTGGTGTTAGTGGAACTATTTTGCTTAAAACAGTGATGGTAATTATAATAACAATTAGTTAATtgcataatactccctccatcccaatgaTAATGactca comes from Salvia miltiorrhiza cultivar Shanhuang (shh) chromosome 3, IMPLAD_Smil_shh, whole genome shotgun sequence and encodes:
- the LOC131017266 gene encoding F-box/kelch-repeat protein At3g23880-like encodes the protein MKNEKKVQQFLSRSARIGRRRRRVRRRRRRGRRGRRRRRNQQSLHLPEAIIEEVLSRLPVQSLLRLRCVSKSWGSLIGCERFIKTHHQNSIKNPSFPHQRVFLQKETFGRCVQCSLQSLLSSRVSPSPLPHPTNTTLMPSLTLGCYNGLLCILDEPRRRIELWNPSTRISKKLLEISSPSYVLNLGFGWVESSGEYKVFVLLVDIIDNDEWERVGKVYSSKTKSWKTIEFCDDLLSCWIRGWFAGGKLYWRKTEDDQKDIIFLDLKSEVFGKIELPFHHKEIYNEKYIVGVLDGCLCVIYYSPLLYYYPGISRVWVMKEAWEEVATLSHLNELLQPPLVRLNGKILVDCGSTLLVYNVHNVFRIPEASAGLSSYVYVESLVSPEDV
- the LOC131017267 gene encoding F-box/kelch-repeat protein At3g23880-like, which encodes MDSKRSKLSLLFLPEETIEEILSRLTVKSLLKFRCVSKSWRSLIGSDRFIKTHLQNSSKNAALAHHRGILTYDSPEFVNWSEIADMVGCCNGLVCFLQKQSFFLWNPATGISNKLPEIVIENGDRTSSVYKYGFGWDESSGAYKVFAVFASRLHESMCKVYSSKTNSWKTVEDWEDDNVYGEGQFASGKLHWHYWEKNGGMNIVTFDLKSEEFGKMEVPCPCDSWVRLGVLEGRLCVVTYNKTHFDAWVMKEDSWVKVMDVLVYEPYQSYLLFPTVFKCLEVKIGLIRGSVISVQNLNLVKEDVLPLFNIITSSLAANIYVESLVSPVFRKKV